Sequence from the Gloeocapsopsis dulcis genome:
CTTGTAAAGGTTTAAGGCGATCGCTACTAGAGCGTAATTCAATCACAAAATCAGGTGCAAGTGGAGGAAACTTGTCTTGCTCTTTTTTTGTCAGTCTATTCCAGCGTTCTAAACTAATCCAAGCAGTATCAGGAGAACGAAAAGCACCATTAGGTAACTTAAACTCTGTAGAAGAATCAAAAACTTTACCTAATTTCTTTTGTTTATTCCAAGCACGGAGTTGATAGTTAATTTCTGAATTGCGATCGCCTGTAATTCCTCCTGTGGGTGGCATAACAATCAAAGTACCATACTGATCGAGTTCAAGCTTTAAATCAGGATTATCCTCACAAATTTTAAGATACTGCTCTTCTTGAATAGGAGCGATTGCACTAAGATTTAATGTCATCATTATTCTCTACCATCCTAAATCATTCGTGAAAACCTTTATATATTCTTCCCTCTATGTTCTCTGCGTCTGAAGTGGTTCGTTATATAGACATAGATATTGGGTAGTTAGTAAGTAAGCATTTATAACTTCACCAATTACCCATTATCAATTTTGCCAACTATACAGCAGCCCGCGCCCCTAAATCTTGATTCACAAAAAACGTTGCACTCCGTGCTGCTTCTAGAATAGTTAACAACCCACTACCAGGATGAACAGCACCACCAATCCAGTATAAATTCCGGACATTCTCAGAACGAATAGGAGGACGGAATGGACCTAACTGACGCCATCCATGTCCTAAATTGAAGACTGCGCCTAAGTGAACATAATAGTCATCGCGCCAGGTGTCCGCTGTGTAGCAAGTCTCGGTGACAATATGCTTTTCTACATCTGCAAAGCCTAAAATT
This genomic interval carries:
- a CDS encoding Uma2 family endonuclease, with protein sequence MTLNLSAIAPIQEEQYLKICEDNPDLKLELDQYGTLIVMPPTGGITGDRNSEINYQLRAWNKQKKLGKVFDSSTEFKLPNGAFRSPDTAWISLERWNRLTKKEQDKFPPLAPDFVIELRSSSDRLKPLQEKMQEYITNGVRLGWLIDPQNRQVEVYRQGGSLEILRSPTSLPGEDVLPEFVLDFNEIW